GGCGCCGCCCGTCCGGGAGCGCTCGACCGCTGAGGAGGGCCACGAGCTCGCCGCTCTCGGCGCTGACGGTGTCACCGTCACCCCAGGCCCAGTCGGTGTCGGTTGCTGCCAGCCGGACGCCGCTCAGGTCGACGCCGAACCACGCGCCGTGCGAGGCCGTGAGCTGGTCGAGGACGTCGCGCACGGCCTCAGCCGGTGCGACCGGTCGCTCCCCGAGGGGGATCGTGACGTCGAGCGAGTGGATGACGGCGTGGCTGACCGCTCCGGCCACCCCGCCGCCCGGCGGCTGCCACCCGTGCAGGTCAGGCGACCGGAGCTGGCTCAGCAGCTCCTGCGTCGGCAGCGCGGCGTCTCGGGCGGCCACCGTGTTCGACAGGACGCCGAAGTCGCCCTGGGCCGCCGCCATCTCGGCTCCGAAGCGCTCTGGCGTCAGCCGCACGGGCATGGTCGCGTGCGCGACGACGTGCCGCGTCTGCCAGCCCTCGCACAGCGACGGCGCGTCCCAGCTGGCCGCCGAGCGCTCCAGGACGTCGGCGAGCCCGGAGTAGGTGTCGGCCACCCAGGCCTGTGAGCCGCTCATCGGCGTACCTCCAGAATGTGGGTTGCCAGATTCGCAAGCCCCTCCCGATACGGCAAGCGGGTAGGGCGCGGCGACCTCAGGGCGCGATGGACAGGAACAGGAAGACGCCGAACACAGCCATCAGCAGGCCCGGGTGGCCGGCCGCGAAGGAGACCTTGTCGGCCGCGACGCGCGTCGTCAGCGGGACGACGAATCTGACGCGGCACGTCGTCGCGCACGCCGGAATCCGCGCATGCAGCCGATGGCCGACCCACACCGAGGTCGCGCCCCCAGGTGGCGGCGAGCGTGACGGCGGCCAGCGCGGGCGCCGCGACGGGCCAGGAGCGAGCGAGGCGGGACGTCGCGGGAGGCGTCATACCCCACATTCTCAAACAGCCGGACGCGTCGCCGCGACCAGGCGACGGGTCCGGCCCACCGTTTCGAGCGGGCGGTCTACGTGCTGGTGGCGCTGCTCGGTGCGGTGCTGGCCGTCCGTGGTCTGGCCTCGCGTCCCTGACGGCTGCCGGTGCGTCACTCCTCGCGGGCTGACCCGGGCTGGACGACGCCGGTCTCGTAGGCGAGCACCACCGCCTGCACGCGGTCGCGCAGGTCGTACTTGGCGAGGATGCGACCGACGTGGGTCTTGACGGTGCCGGCGCTGAGGTAGAGCCGACTAGCGATCTCGTCGTTGGACAGACCGAGCGCCACGAGCCGCAGCACCTGCAGCTCGCGGTCGGTCAGTCGCTCGAGACGGCGTCCGTCGCCGGGCCTCGGAGCTGCCGTGAAGCGCTCGACGACGCGTCGGGTGATCGCCGGCGCGAGGAGCGTCTCGCCGCAGTGCGCCGCTCGTACGGCGTGCACGAGGTACTCGGGTGAGACCGTCTTGAGCAGGAACCCTGACGCTCCGGCGCGGAAGGCGTCGTAGACGTGCTCGTCGACATCGAACGTCGTGAGCATCACGACCTTGGCGCGGTGGGCCGTGGTGATCCGTCGCGTGGCCTCGATCCCGTTGCTGCCGGGCATCCGGACGTCCATGAGCACCACGTCCGGTGACGTACGGGCCACCAGCTCGGTCGCCTCGTCGCCGGTGCCCGCCTCGCCGGCGACCTCGATGTCGTCCTCGCTCGACAGGATGGCGCCGAAACCGCTGCGCACCAACGCCTGGTCGTCCGCGATCACGACGCGGATCACGAGACCTGCCCCAGCTGTCGCGCCTCGTCCGTCGGGAGCACGGCTCGCACGTGGAAGCCGCCGTCGGGGGACGGCCCGGCAACCAGTCGGCCGCCGTAGAGCTGCACTCTCTCGCGCATGCCGATCAGGCCGTGTCGGGCACCCTCGGGCAGCGGGTCCCCGCGCCGGCCCGGCTGTGGCGCACCGTTGGTCACGTCGATCCGCAGCTCGTCCTCAGCGGCGCGCACGGTGACGAGAGTCGCTGCGCCGGCGTGCTTCAGCGCGTTGGTCAGCGCTTCCTGCACGATCCGGTACGCCACCAGGTCGAGTCCCGGCGACAGCTCCTGAGCGGCCTCCGACGCATCGAGCGTCACGTCGAGCCCGGCCGCACGCACCTGAGCCACCAGCTCGCCGAGCTGACCCAGACCTGGTTGCGGCGCAAGGCCTTCGGCCGCACTACCGTCGTCGCGCAGCACGGTCAGCAGCCGGCGCAGCTCCTCGACCGCCGACCGGGCCGTGGCCTCGACCTCCAGCAGCGCGGCGCGTGCGGCGTCCGGCCGTCGGTCCATCAGCATCCGCGCGGCTCCGGCCTGCACACCCATGACGCTCACGCTGTGGGCGATGACGTCGTGCAGCTCTCTGGCGATGCGGCTGCGCTCGTCGGCGAGAGCGGCCGCAGTGGCCGCCTCGCTCTGTGCGACGAGCTGACGGGCGTCCCCCAGCACCCGCTCGGCGCCGTGGAACCGCGTCCGGACGACGTCGCCGACCACCCACGTGCCGAGGGCCACGAACAAGCCGAACAGCACCTCGCCGCTCGTCCGTTCCTGCGGGATGCGCACGTAGACGACGACCTGCGCGCCCATCACGAGCAGCAGGCTGGCCGCACGCCACCGCCGGCCGTACGCAGCGGCGCTGTAGTTGGCGATCACCATGGGCAGCAGGCCGGTGAGGAACGGCACATACGGCGTCACCACCAGCAGCTGGGTGACGATGCCGGCGCAGACTGCAGCCACCACCGCGAGCGGGAACCGGCGCCGCCACAGCAGGGACGCCGCGATCACGAGTGCGAGCGCTGCCCGGGCGACGCGGTCTCCGGACGGCGGAGCCCCGACGCCCCCGTCGTGCCAACCACCCCAGATCTGCCACTGGCCGATCACCACCAGGACGGCGCAGAGCGCTCTGTCACCCCAGGGGCGAAGTCGGCGAAGGCCCGGCGCAGCAGCCATGTCGCACACCGTACGCGTCGTGGGCGGCTGCGGCGTCTGCCTTGAGGCACATACCCATACGTCGTGCGGCGTACCCGGGACGGACGTAGTGGGGACTGCCGGCGTACCGGTGCTGCCGCGAGGGCCGACGACGCCGACCGGCACGCGGCACGACCGTGGAGCCGTCCCGTTCATCGCTCCTTGGAGGTCCTCATGACCCGTACCGATGCCACCGCCACCCGCCTGCGCCCGAGCCGTCCCGACGTCACCGGACGCCTGCTGCCGTTGTCCGGCGCCGCGTACACCGCGCTGCTGGTCGTCGCGGCCGCCGCCTTCCCGGCGCCGCCCGGAGGCGACGTCTCGCCCGCTGCCGACCCGTCGTGGCTGGCCGAGCACACCGGAGACGCCATCGCCCAGAGCTACGTGCGGGCGCTGGCCGCAGTCGCGTTCCTCGCGCTGACCGCCGCGGTCGTCACGGCGATCCGGCGCGCGCTGCCGCGGGAGTCGTCCCTCGGTCCCGTCGCCGTCGTCGGCGGGGCCCTCACCGGCGGTCTGGTGCTCGCGGCCCAAGGCACCGCGTTGGCTGCGGCGCTGTACGTTGACGCCGGCGGCGACGCGGCCGTCACCCAGGCCCTCGGCTCGCTGCAGAGCGGCCTGCTCGACGTGTCGGCTCTGCCCGCCGTCCTGCTCTTCGGGGCCGCTGGCATCGCCGGACTGCGCTCGGCGTTCGTCCCGCGCTGGTTGACGTGGCTGAGTCTCGCGGGAGTGCCGTTCGCACTCGTCGACGCCGGCAGCTACGACGGCGGTCCGCTGGAGGTCGTGGGGCTGCTCGGCCTGGCCTACTTCCTCGCCTGGAGCCTGCTCATGGGCGTCCGCCTCGCGATGGACCCCCGTGCAGCGTCGACCGACTGAGGCGCTGCCTCACCCCCTCAACCGCGGACCCTCAGACGACCTCGACCTCGACGAAGACGACGGTCACCTCGCCGTCGTTCGACACCTCGTGCTCGACGCCGGCGGAGCGGAAGTACGACGTGCCTGGCTCCATGGTGGTGCGCGTGACGCCGTCCGCGGACGTCATGACCAGCTCGCCCCCGCGCACGGGCACGACGACGTAGTCGAGGGCATGGCGGTGTGGCCCGGTGGTCTGGCCCGGGCCGATCGTCCAGGTGGTGACGCGGACGACGTCGTTGTCGATCGTGGTCTCGGACCTCGCCTGTTGCATGCCGTCTCCTTCGTCAGCCGGCCTGGTGCACGGGGCGGGCGCCACCCAACAGCGAACGCACCGGTCGGCGAGCGTCCCGACGCCCAACGTGCCCGTGCGATCCTCCTCGCCGCCAGCCTAGGCGGCGACCGCGCCCAGGCGGTGGTGTACGCCTACGAGACCGGGTTCGTCCGGCCGCCCGCCTGACCGTCCCAGACCAGGCGACCGCCGGGGCCTCCACGGGCGCCGTCACTCACGGGGTGCTCGACGAGCCGGCCGTCGTGCATGAGGTGCTCGACCCGGACGCCGCCCTCCACCGCGACGACGTCGCTGATGATCCGGCGGTGGCAGCGCCACCACACCGCTTCGGAGCACAGGATCGCCGTACGGCGCGTCTGCGCCTCCGCGAGCAGGTCGGCCAGGCCCGCGCGGAACTCCTCGCTGCGGGTCCAGCCGGCGTACGCGCGGAACGCCTTGACCTGCCACCAGGTATCGGGAGAGGCGGCGTCCTCGTCCTTGGTCAGCGAGCGCCGTCCGCCGAGCCGAGCGTCCTGCCGGTACGCGATGTCGACCTCGGCGGCCAGCTGCTCGACCGCTCCACGTGACGCGGCGGCGTTGCTGCGGCTGCCGGGGAAGCGGCGGACGTCGACGATCGCCTCGACACCCGCCGACTCGAGCAGGTCGGCGAGCTCCTCACGGTCGAGCCGGCCGTGCCCGAAGGTCAACATCGTGGACGTCGCCACTCCGGGGCCTCAGTGCGTGCGGGCGCGCTCGCACACCCAGCCGGTGGGGAGCGACCTGGTCGACACGAGGTCATTGAGCCGCGCAGCCGCGTCCGGGGCCAGCAGGCGCTCCGCGGCGGCGTAGACGATCGGCTCCTCCTTGGCGTTGTGCCGGTCGAGGAGGTCGAGCACGTGCTCCAGCTTGTGCTGCAACGCTTCTGGCTCCATGCCGTCGATGGTCGCACGATCCATCTCGTCCAGCGCGTCCCACAGCTCGCCGTGCTCCTTGAGCATGACGAGCACCGGAGCCATCAGCCCCTGCGCGCGCAACGGTGGGAAGAGGAACTCCTCCTCCAGGTAGATGTGCCGTCGCAGCGCGGTGAAGGACGTCGAGAGGCCCTCTGCCGCATCGGCGTCCTCGGGTGCCGCGAGGAAGGCCTCGATGCCGGCGTCGATCTCACGGTGCTCGCGCTCGAGGGCGCCGCGAAGGGTCTGGTGGTGCGGTTCACCGGTCACGCACCGAGTTTACACCGACGTTCCCGTGTAAACTCGGAGGGTGACCTCACACGCCTCCGCGACCACTCAGCCTGCGCCGCTCGACCTCCTCCCGCGCGATCCCTCATCCCGGACCCTCGTCGCGCTCGGTGTCGCGTGCGTCGTCGCGGGTGGCCTCGTCGCCGCAGTGACGTCGCCGCTCGACCTGGGTCACGGCAGCTGGGTCGCGGCCTACCTCGTGCTGGTCGGCGGCGTCGGACAGACCGCCATGGGCGTTGCCGGCCTGGTGACGCCCGGTGCGGAACGTCGGGCGTCGAGCGGCTGGGCGCAGGTCGGCACCTGGAACACCGGCAACGCGTTGGTGATCACCGGCACGCTGGTGACGCTCCCCCTGCTCGTGGACGTCGGTGGGCTGGCGTGCGTGGTGGCCCTGGCCATCGCCCTGCTGCGCTCGCGACGTCTGCACGGCACCCTCGGGACGTGGACCTACCGAGGGGTGCTCGCCGTCCTGCTCGTCAGCGTGCCGGTCGGCCTGGTGCTGGCTCACCTGCGCGCCGCCAGAGCGTGACCGCATCTCGCGAGGCGCATGCGATGTCCTGAACTGTCGATGCTTTTCGGTCGACCTGGCCCTCGACGCTCGTCACCGGACGTCGGCCTTGGTTGTGTAGCCCTGCGCCCGATCGACCGCGTGAGAGGACTCGTCCGTGCCCCGCTTGAGCAGCGCCGCCCTCGCCCAGCTGGAGATCCCTACCCCCACGTACGACCGGTCGGCGGCGAGCGTGGGCATCGTGCACTTCGGCGTCGGCAACTTCCACCGGTCGCACCAGGCGGTCTACCTCGACCAGCTCATGCAGGGCGGCTCGGCCCTCGACTGGGGGATCTGCGGCGTCGGCGTGCTACCGCAGGACTCCGCCATGCGCGACGTCATGCACGCCCAGGACTGCCTGTTCACCGTCGTGGTCAGGCATCCCGACGGAACGCTTGAGCCGCGTGTCGTCGGGTCGCTGCTCGAGTACCTCCTCGCACCCGACGACCCCGAAGCCGTCTTCACCCGGCTCGTCGATCCTGACGTCCGCCTCGTCACGCTCACGGTCACCGAGGGCGGGTACCTGAAGAACGCCGCGACAGGACTCTTCGACGTCGCCGACCCCGCCGTGCAGCACGACGTCGCGCACGTGGCCACACCCCGCACCGCCTTCGGCTACGTCGTCGAGGGACTGCGCCGGCGCCGCGACGTCGGGCACCCGCCGTTCACGGTGCTGTCGTGCGACAACCTGCAGGGCAACGGCGACGTGACGCGCCAGACCGTCGTCGGGCTGGCCCGGCGGATCGACCCGTCGCTCGCCGACTGGATCGACGAGGCCGTCACGTTCCCGAGCTGCATGGTCGACCGGATCACGCCGGCCACCACCGACGCCGACCGCGACGCCCTCGCCAGCGAGTTCGACGTCAGCGACGCGTGGCCGGTGCCGGCTGAGCCGTTCACCCAGTGGATCGTCGAGGACCACTTCCCCCTCGGGCGCCCCCCGCTCGAGGAGGTGGGCGTCCAGCTCGTCGACGACGTCGGCCCCTACGAGCTGATGAAGCTGCGGCTGCTCAACGCCAGCCACCAGGCGATCGCGTACCTCGGCGCACCCCTCGGCTACACGCTCGTCGACGAGGCCATGCGCGACGACCTCGTCCGCGCCTTCCTCGAGCGCTACATGGCCGAGGAGGCGGCGCCCACCCTCGGCCCGCTGCCCGGCATCGACCTCGACGCCTACATGGCCACGCTGGTCGAGCGGTTCGCCAACCCCGGAATCCGCGACACGCTCGTGCGACTCGCCACCGACGGCGGGAACCGGATGGCGACCTTCACCCTGCCCACCGTGCGGGCCAACCTCGAGGCCGGCAGACCGGTGGAGCTGGGCGCAGTGATGTGCGCGGCGTGGGCCGAGTACTGGGCCCTCATCGCCCGGGGTGGGCTGTCGGACAGCGAGGTACCGCCGGACGTGCACGCGGATGCTCTGGCGTCGGCGGCGTCCGACGGCGACGCCTCGGCGTTCCTCGAGCAGCGCGACCTGTTCGGCGACCTCGCCGATGACGAGCGCTTCAGCCAACCGTTCCTGCGCGCTCGGGCCG
This is a stretch of genomic DNA from Angustibacter sp. Root456. It encodes these proteins:
- a CDS encoding maleylpyruvate isomerase family mycothiol-dependent enzyme encodes the protein MSGSQAWVADTYSGLADVLERSAASWDAPSLCEGWQTRHVVAHATMPVRLTPERFGAEMAAAQGDFGVLSNTVAARDAALPTQELLSQLRSPDLHGWQPPGGGVAGAVSHAVIHSLDVTIPLGERPVAPAEAVRDVLDQLTASHGAWFGVDLSGVRLAATDTDWAWGDGDTVSAESGELVALLSGRALPDGRRLPRR
- a CDS encoding hemerythrin domain-containing protein, with amino-acid sequence MTGEPHHQTLRGALEREHREIDAGIEAFLAAPEDADAAEGLSTSFTALRRHIYLEEEFLFPPLRAQGLMAPVLVMLKEHGELWDALDEMDRATIDGMEPEALQHKLEHVLDLLDRHNAKEEPIVYAAAERLLAPDAAARLNDLVSTRSLPTGWVCERARTH
- a CDS encoding DUF488 family protein, which encodes MATSTMLTFGHGRLDREELADLLESAGVEAIVDVRRFPGSRSNAAASRGAVEQLAAEVDIAYRQDARLGGRRSLTKDEDAASPDTWWQVKAFRAYAGWTRSEEFRAGLADLLAEAQTRRTAILCSEAVWWRCHRRIISDVVAVEGGVRVEHLMHDGRLVEHPVSDGARGGPGGRLVWDGQAGGRTNPVS
- a CDS encoding response regulator transcription factor, with the protein product MIRVVIADDQALVRSGFGAILSSEDDIEVAGEAGTGDEATELVARTSPDVVLMDVRMPGSNGIEATRRITTAHRAKVVMLTTFDVDEHVYDAFRAGASGFLLKTVSPEYLVHAVRAAHCGETLLAPAITRRVVERFTAAPRPGDGRRLERLTDRELQVLRLVALGLSNDEIASRLYLSAGTVKTHVGRILAKYDLRDRVQAVVLAYETGVVQPGSAREE
- a CDS encoding mannitol dehydrogenase family protein, coding for MPRLSSAALAQLEIPTPTYDRSAASVGIVHFGVGNFHRSHQAVYLDQLMQGGSALDWGICGVGVLPQDSAMRDVMHAQDCLFTVVVRHPDGTLEPRVVGSLLEYLLAPDDPEAVFTRLVDPDVRLVTLTVTEGGYLKNAATGLFDVADPAVQHDVAHVATPRTAFGYVVEGLRRRRDVGHPPFTVLSCDNLQGNGDVTRQTVVGLARRIDPSLADWIDEAVTFPSCMVDRITPATTDADRDALASEFDVSDAWPVPAEPFTQWIVEDHFPLGRPPLEEVGVQLVDDVGPYELMKLRLLNASHQAIAYLGAPLGYTLVDEAMRDDLVRAFLERYMAEEAAPTLGPLPGIDLDAYMATLVERFANPGIRDTLVRLATDGGNRMATFTLPTVRANLEAGRPVELGAVMCAAWAEYWALIARGGLSDSEVPPDVHADALASAASDGDASAFLEQRDLFGDLADDERFSQPFLRARAAIVRRGLRATLVDLLGS
- a CDS encoding cupin domain-containing protein, whose product is MQQARSETTIDNDVVRVTTWTIGPGQTTGPHRHALDYVVVPVRGGELVMTSADGVTRTTMEPGTSYFRSAGVEHEVSNDGEVTVVFVEVEVV
- a CDS encoding sensor histidine kinase — translated: MAAAPGLRRLRPWGDRALCAVLVVIGQWQIWGGWHDGGVGAPPSGDRVARAALALVIAASLLWRRRFPLAVVAAVCAGIVTQLLVVTPYVPFLTGLLPMVIANYSAAAYGRRWRAASLLLVMGAQVVVYVRIPQERTSGEVLFGLFVALGTWVVGDVVRTRFHGAERVLGDARQLVAQSEAATAAALADERSRIARELHDVIAHSVSVMGVQAGAARMLMDRRPDAARAALLEVEATARSAVEELRRLLTVLRDDGSAAEGLAPQPGLGQLGELVAQVRAAGLDVTLDASEAAQELSPGLDLVAYRIVQEALTNALKHAGAATLVTVRAAEDELRIDVTNGAPQPGRRGDPLPEGARHGLIGMRERVQLYGGRLVAGPSPDGGFHVRAVLPTDEARQLGQVS